TGTTTTAagcttttttaattgaagtacagttaatttacaatgctgtgcttgTTTCGGTGTACAGCCAAGTACAAACACATACACGtatatgcatattctttttcagattcttttccattataggttattgcaagatgttcagtagagttccctgtgctatatagtaggtccttgtcacTTACTTTATATAtggtggtttggtcactaagttgtcctcgactcttgagaccccatggactgtagcccgccaggcttctccgttcatgggattttccaggcaagaatactggagtgggttgccatttccttctccagggagtcttccaggtccagggatcaaacgcgggtctcctgtattgctggtgaagtctttaccaactgagctaccagggaaaccctattttatatatagtagtctaTATGTTAATCCCGATGTTAAATGGGGCCCCAAGGAACAGAGACTGGTACAGAAAGTATCCACGATGCTGAGATGTGTTTCTGACTTTCCTCATTCCTCCCTGGCAGGGGTAGGACTAGGGAGTCAGAAGACGGCTGCTTCTGAGCTCCAAGGAAGCCCAGGACATGCTCCACTGGCTTGTACTTTGCAAATTAGGTCGTGTGCTGGGGGAGGTGCTACGTGGCGCCTGGAGCCTGGCTTGATCCAGAGCCGCTGTCTTCCTGCTCACTGCTCAGTGATCACCTTCTGTCTGTATTTTTCTTGCTCCAGATGGGCAGAAGAAGGTTCAAGAGGAATTCGACATCGACATGGACGCGCCAGAGACAGAACGAGCAGCGGTGGCCATCCAGTCTCAGTTcagaaaattccagaagaaaaAGGCCGGGTCCCAGTCCTAGCGGGAGAGTCCCTTCCTAGTCTGCCAGGAGACACCACCTACAGCCATCATCcatcaagaaattaaaaaggaacagCGCCCTCAAGAGAAGTCCTCATCACATGATACCCATGTGCACCGCAGTCCCACAATGCATGCACAGAGACCCGTGATATTTATACCCTTGTAGGAAGGTGTAGACAATGCAATTGTGAGCAGCTTAATCTCTGTTTATCTCTAGGATCATTCCTCCTGCAACTAATTATTTTCCTTGATGTTGTAATAAAATGGAGTTAAGATGCGTGATTAAAGTGtctgcctctgtctccccttttACATTAACTTGGAAAGTTACTGCTGTTAGAAGTGACTGCAAGATAGATGcctatttttctctccctccaaGAGTCAGAGATGAAACACGGTGCTTTCTGTGAGCAGTTTTCCTGCTGG
The sequence above is a segment of the Bos mutus isolate GX-2022 chromosome 1, NWIPB_WYAK_1.1, whole genome shotgun sequence genome. Coding sequences within it:
- the PCP4 gene encoding calmodulin regulator protein PCP4; the encoded protein is MSERQGAGTTNGKDKPSGENDGQKKVQEEFDIDMDAPETERAAVAIQSQFRKFQKKKAGSQS